Below is a window of Malania oleifera isolate guangnan ecotype guangnan chromosome 1, ASM2987363v1, whole genome shotgun sequence DNA.
aaattatatatcttttttgagattttaattttttcacaaaaattcCTTAATATTTGATATTTAGAACACTTAtatgatattttacatttttataaatataaactaaaatttatgtttattttttatttttataaatatctttAAGAAAACTTTTAATCCTTATGTCAAATCTTAATGAAGCTTGTGCCTTTTATCTTATaaatgtatttaaaaataaattatttaattgataATTAATTTTCAGGTGTTAGACGATGAGTCATTCGCAATAATGGTGATAGTAGCCATAATCATGACGGCCATCGTCACGCCCATCGTTACCACCATATACAAGCCCGCAAGGAGGTTCGTCCCCTACAAACGCAGGACCATTCAAAGATCAAAACCAGATGCTGAGCTCCGAGTGCTGACGTGCATCCACACGCCTCGAAACGTACCAACCATCATCAACCTTCTAGAGGCCTCCCACCCTACCAAGAAATCCCCTATCTGCGTCTACGTCCTTCACCTAGTCGAACTCACGGGCCGCGCCTCCGCCATGCTCATAGTCCACAACACCCGCAAATCCGGCCGCCCGGCCCTCAATCGGACTCAAGCTCAGTCCGACCACATCATCAACGCATTTGAGAACTACGAGCAGCACGCCGGCTGCGTCTCTGTCCAACCCCTCACTGCCATCTCCCCCTACTCCACCATGCACGAAGACATCTGCAATTTGGCGGAGGACAAGCGTGTGGCTTTCATCATCATCCCCTTTCATAAGCAGCAAACCGTGGACGGTGGCATGGAGGCCACCAACCCCGCGTTCCGAATGGTGAACCAGAACGTGCTGGCCAACGCCCCCTGCTCCGTCGGGATCCTCGTTGACCGCGGCCTGAGCGGGTCAACCCGTTTGGCAGCTAACCAAGTTTCCCACCACGTCGCTGTGTTGTTCTTCGGCGGACCTGATGACCGCGAAGCCCTATCGTATGGGTGGAGGATGTGCGAACATCCGGGTGTCACCCTCACCGTGATGCGGTTCATCCCGGGTGACGACGCGACGGAGACGACGGTGGAGCCGAGCCACGAACCCAACGACCCCAGGGTGTTGACGGTGGTGACGGACTTGGAGAGGGAGAAGCAACTGGATGAGGAGTACATGAATGATTTTAGGATGAAGAATACGGGGGACGAGTCGGTTATCTACGCAGAGAAGCTGGTGAACAATGGGGAAGAGACGGTGGCGGCTATAAGGTCGATGGACAATGTGCATGACTTGTTCATCGTTGGGAGGGGACAAGGGATGATATCGCCGCTCACGGCGGGGCTGACGGACTGGAGCGAGTGCCCGGAGCTTGGGGCGATTGGGGATTTGTTGGCGTCGTCTGATTTTGCAGCAACGGTGTCGGTGTTGGTGGTGCAACAGTATGTTGGGGTTGGCCCGCAGGGCGAAGGGATTGGGACGCCTGACAGCCCGATTCAACAGAGTGACCTGTTCGGTCATAGCCAGCAGGTAAACCAGGTCAACCGCCGCCCCCCACCGCCGAGAGGGCCACTGGCTGTGTTCAACCCCTAACCCtgatcagattttttttttttttttcttctttacaatCCGTAGGAATTTTGTTAGACCGCTTGTTTTGTGGACACCATCATATCAAGGCGTTGTAGTTTTCgcctttcttttttgtttttctttttttagcaAATAAAAATGTCAGAGCGATTGGTTTTTTCTTTTCCCCTAATTGCAatgcaataaaaaaattataagttGTGATAAGATGTATATCAATgttacttattttttaatttgatatatgctgaataaacttataatttttattttttatggtgtCATTATCCTAATATTTTAATATAAGtgattgtttttaaaattaaattatttcatataaaaattttaatagattataaaattaagtgataaaattaatttaaaaataatcaaaataaaaatacccCTAAATTTTCGACACAATTATAAataaatcatccaaaaaaatatcTTTACAATTTTTGAATTGTCATACAAAATATGATTATTCTTGAAGTACTAAAAGAATGCATTTAATTTGAACTAACTTCTTGTCacaaaaaatattaactaaacaATTTGCTAGCTAGtttcaattttcagttttcatttctaatatttaattttttttcgatAATAATGGTACCAAACAATCACTTAGATGCATCTTTAGTTGAAATACTAATGCTACACTTACCTACCAAACGTcacactttttatttttttttaactgtTGCTTTAAATAATCGTATCATATATATACTCACTATTTTTGTGGGTATTGTACTAAGTATATTAAACAACTATTTAAAGCAGTTGATAAGAAAAAAGTGTAATGTTTGGTAGTTAAGTGTAGTATTACTGTTAGTTGAAAACATTCATGTTTTCACTAATGAGGATTTTACagattttttttcaaagaaaaaaaaatgttttc
It encodes the following:
- the LOC131167764 gene encoding cation/H(+) antiporter 15; this translates as MAEVATIGNKTDNTIVCYAPTMITTNGIWQGDNPLDYSLPLFILQLTLVVVTTRLLVCILKPFRQPRVISEIIGGIILGPSVLGRNMKFANTIFPLRSVMVLETMANVGLLYFLFLVGVEMDISVIRRTGKKALAIAGAGMVLPFIIGCSTSFLMRQKAQALNQGTFILFLGVALSVTAFPVLARILAELKLINTDLGRVALSSALINDMCAWILLALAIALAENESTSLASLWVILSSAAFVVFCIFVVRPAVSWMIRQTPEGETFSDFYICLILTGVMICGFVTDAIGTHSVFGAFVFGLVIPNGPLGVVLIEKLEDFVSGLLLPLFFAISGLKTNIAAIKGAATWGFLFLVVALACAGKVAGTVLVALFYKMPFREGVTLGFLMNTKGLVEMIVLNVGKDQNVLDDESFAIMVIVAIIMTAIVTPIVTTIYKPARRFVPYKRRTIQRSKPDAELRVLTCIHTPRNVPTIINLLEASHPTKKSPICVYVLHLVELTGRASAMLIVHNTRKSGRPALNRTQAQSDHIINAFENYEQHAGCVSVQPLTAISPYSTMHEDICNLAEDKRVAFIIIPFHKQQTVDGGMEATNPAFRMVNQNVLANAPCSVGILVDRGLSGSTRLAANQVSHHVAVLFFGGPDDREALSYGWRMCEHPGVTLTVMRFIPGDDATETTVEPSHEPNDPRVLTVVTDLEREKQLDEEYMNDFRMKNTGDESVIYAEKLVNNGEETVAAIRSMDNVHDLFIVGRGQGMISPLTAGLTDWSECPELGAIGDLLASSDFAATVSVLVVQQYVGVGPQGEGIGTPDSPIQQSDLFGHSQQVNQVNRRPPPPRGPLAVFNP